One Desulfovibrio fairfieldensis genomic window carries:
- a CDS encoding restriction endonuclease subunit S yields MSNALQSGWRTYRFDKIAQSIAVRANPANVASDVYVGLEHLDPETIHLRRWGHPSDVSGDKLEFKKGDVIFGRRRAYQRKLAVADRDGICSAHAMVLRAKPEVILPELLPFFIQSDMFMERAISISVGSLSPTVNWKTLAAQEFFLPPIEEQERMAEILGAADEALERSLDIQLSIMEFKSVSLNELTSKSLISSNFQETRIGKIPSGWKVLCLGEVLSECQYGLSIPLHDRGQYPILRMMNYECGRITASDLKYVDLNETTFLEYKVYKDDILFNRTNSADLVGKVGIFKLDGDYVFASYLVRLKANTNIILPEYLNYYLNSSTGQRRILAYATPGVSQTNVSASNLKKVLVPVPPLMEQAQILERLLKIEKEVALVGDHLNRAKKLYFELLSLFLSGGDYV; encoded by the coding sequence ATGAGTAACGCACTTCAATCCGGTTGGCGAACATACCGATTTGATAAAATTGCGCAAAGTATTGCTGTTCGGGCAAATCCAGCCAATGTGGCGTCTGATGTATATGTTGGTCTTGAGCACCTTGATCCGGAAACCATTCATTTACGAAGATGGGGCCATCCTTCTGATGTTTCCGGCGACAAACTCGAGTTTAAAAAAGGTGATGTGATTTTTGGCAGGCGTCGGGCATATCAACGCAAACTTGCTGTTGCTGATCGTGATGGAATTTGCTCCGCCCATGCGATGGTGTTGCGCGCCAAGCCGGAAGTAATCTTGCCGGAGCTTTTGCCATTTTTCATACAGTCTGACATGTTTATGGAGCGGGCTATTTCTATTTCTGTTGGTTCACTGTCCCCCACGGTAAACTGGAAAACTCTTGCTGCGCAAGAATTTTTTCTTCCGCCCATTGAAGAACAAGAACGAATGGCGGAAATTCTTGGGGCTGCGGATGAGGCGCTGGAAAGAAGCTTAGATATCCAACTTTCAATTATGGAGTTTAAGTCGGTTTCACTTAATGAATTAACTTCAAAAAGTTTAATTTCCAGCAACTTTCAAGAAACTCGTATAGGCAAGATACCCTCTGGATGGAAAGTTCTTTGTCTGGGCGAAGTGTTATCCGAGTGCCAATATGGATTATCGATTCCCCTTCACGACAGAGGACAGTATCCAATTCTGCGTATGATGAACTATGAATGTGGACGTATCACTGCATCAGATCTGAAATATGTAGATTTGAATGAAACCACATTTTTGGAATATAAAGTATATAAAGACGACATTCTATTCAATAGAACAAATAGTGCGGACTTGGTTGGGAAAGTTGGTATATTCAAGCTTGATGGTGACTATGTATTTGCTTCATATTTAGTTCGATTAAAAGCAAACACAAATATTATTCTTCCGGAATATTTAAATTATTATTTGAATTCCAGCACAGGACAAAGACGTATCCTTGCCTATGCCACTCCGGGTGTAAGCCAAACTAATGTCAGTGCGAGTAACCTAAAAAAAGTGTTGGTACCTGTTCCTCCATTAATGGAACAAGCACAAATTCTTGAACGACTATTGAAAATTGAAAAAGAAGTGGCTTTGGTTGGAGACCATTTAAACCGAGCAAAAAAATTATATTTTGAACTCTTATCATTGTTCTTAAGCGGGGGTGATTATGTTTAA
- a CDS encoding type I restriction-modification system subunit M gives MKETMSKHITQSQLESYLWGAATLLRGHIDAGDYKQFIFPLLFYKRLCDVYDEELADALEESGGDVNYAALPEQHRFQIPDEAHWNATRANVREVGKAIQDALRAIESANPDKLQGVFGDAQWTNKERLPDSMLRELLEHFSSLTLSLANCPEDELGVGYEYLIKKFADDSGHTAAEFYTNRTVVHLMTEMLEPQPEESVYDPTCGSAGMLLSTVAHLRRGNKEWRNLRLFGQERNLLTSAIARMNLFLHGIEDFNIIRGDTLANPAFVEGDRLMRFDVVLANPPYSINQWDRGAWASDPWGRNIYGTPPQGRADYAFWQHIILSMDEDSGRCAILFPHGVLFRNEEAAMREKLVADDVLECVLGLGPNLFYNSPMEACVVICRMNKPKKRQNRVLFINAVNEVTRERAQSFLTDRHIERILNAYRSFDDEDGFAKVVERETILERKSNLSIPLYLAPRNGNSGNQEGEVVSLEQAIADWQESSQALHVSMTELFAMLENNREEVLPHE, from the coding sequence ATGAAAGAGACAATGAGTAAGCATATTACCCAATCCCAACTGGAATCGTACCTTTGGGGGGCAGCTACCCTGCTGCGCGGCCATATTGACGCTGGAGATTACAAGCAGTTTATATTTCCGTTGCTGTTTTACAAGCGGCTCTGCGATGTTTACGATGAAGAACTCGCTGACGCCCTTGAGGAATCGGGCGGCGATGTCAACTACGCAGCTTTGCCTGAGCAACATAGATTTCAAATTCCTGATGAAGCCCATTGGAACGCCACCCGCGCCAATGTGCGCGAGGTGGGCAAGGCCATCCAGGACGCCCTCAGGGCAATTGAAAGCGCCAATCCGGATAAACTGCAAGGAGTCTTTGGTGACGCTCAATGGACCAACAAGGAGCGGCTGCCCGACAGCATGTTGAGAGAATTATTGGAACACTTCAGCTCGCTCACTCTCTCCCTCGCGAACTGCCCTGAGGACGAGCTCGGTGTAGGGTACGAGTATCTTATCAAGAAATTCGCTGATGATTCAGGACACACCGCAGCGGAGTTTTACACCAATCGCACGGTAGTCCACCTGATGACGGAAATGCTGGAGCCGCAGCCGGAAGAGTCTGTCTACGATCCCACCTGCGGTTCCGCCGGCATGCTCCTTTCCACAGTGGCGCATTTACGCCGTGGTAATAAAGAGTGGCGCAATTTGCGCTTGTTCGGACAGGAGCGCAACCTGCTCACTTCGGCAATCGCCCGCATGAACCTCTTCCTCCATGGAATCGAAGATTTCAATATTATCCGGGGCGACACCCTTGCCAATCCGGCCTTTGTGGAAGGTGATCGGCTTATGCGTTTTGATGTGGTTCTGGCCAACCCTCCTTACTCCATTAACCAATGGGATAGAGGTGCCTGGGCTTCTGACCCCTGGGGACGCAATATTTATGGCACTCCTCCGCAGGGCCGAGCCGACTACGCCTTTTGGCAACACATCATTCTAAGCATGGATGAAGACAGCGGCCGATGCGCCATCCTGTTTCCGCATGGTGTTTTGTTCCGTAATGAGGAAGCAGCCATGCGCGAAAAGCTCGTGGCCGATGATGTGTTGGAGTGCGTGCTGGGGCTTGGGCCGAATCTTTTTTACAACTCGCCCATGGAGGCCTGCGTTGTCATTTGCCGCATGAACAAACCTAAGAAACGCCAAAACAGGGTTCTGTTCATCAATGCTGTCAATGAGGTTACGCGTGAACGGGCGCAGAGCTTTCTCACGGACCGTCATATTGAACGAATTCTGAATGCCTACCGTTCTTTTGACGATGAGGATGGTTTTGCCAAGGTGGTTGAGCGTGAAACGATTCTGGAGCGGAAGAGCAACCTAAGTATCCCCTTGTATCTTGCACCGCGAAATGGGAACAGCGGAAATCAGGAAGGAGAGGTTGTTAGTCTGGAACAGGCCATTGCTGATTGGCAGGAGAGCTCACAGGCCCTGCACGTTTCCATGACGGAACTTTTTGCCATGCTGGAAAACAACCGCGAAGAGGTGTTGCCGCATGAGTAA
- a CDS encoding type I restriction-modification system subunit M, with amino-acid sequence MAQSTSKKNGSNNDSLSNRLWAAANILRGPVDAADFKTYIFPLLFFKRICDAYDEEYNTALDESGGDVEYAAFPENHRFQVPEGCHWNQVREKSMNVGHALQTAMRGIEQANPDTLYGIFGDAQWTNKDRLSDRLLKDLIEHFSSLDLSNAACKGDILGQAYEYLIKKFADLTNKKAGEFYTPRSVVELLVRILAPQEGESIYDPACGTGGMLLEALHYVKEHGGNVKLMLGKLYGQEKNLTTSAISRMNLFLHGAEDFTIARGDTLRQPAFYAGDNLSTFDCVIANPPFSLEKWGSDVWINDPYGRNFAGIPSDKSGDFAWVQHMFKSMTAKVGRMAVVLPHGVLFRMSKEGEIRRKLLEMDCLDAVIGLAPNLFYGTGLAACVLIFRAKKPKEHQNRVLFIDASKQCKVGRAQNELLPEHIDAIHGWYQGYEDVQGSCRVARLEEIRENDYNLNIPRYVEPLMEEESLSVDEALAQLKTSLAAAYSAEDKLKMLLTREGLIK; translated from the coding sequence ATGGCACAGTCGACCAGTAAAAAAAACGGCTCCAACAATGACAGTCTTTCCAATCGGCTTTGGGCCGCCGCCAATATCCTGCGTGGCCCGGTAGATGCCGCCGACTTTAAAACTTATATATTTCCGCTGCTCTTTTTCAAACGTATCTGTGATGCGTATGATGAGGAGTATAATACTGCTTTGGATGAATCCGGCGGCGATGTCGAATATGCTGCCTTCCCGGAAAATCACCGTTTCCAAGTTCCAGAGGGCTGTCATTGGAACCAGGTTCGTGAAAAATCCATGAATGTCGGCCATGCTCTGCAGACAGCCATGCGTGGCATAGAGCAGGCCAACCCGGATACTCTGTACGGCATCTTCGGTGACGCCCAGTGGACAAATAAAGACCGTCTTTCTGATCGCTTATTGAAAGACCTTATCGAACATTTTTCATCACTCGATTTGAGTAACGCCGCCTGCAAAGGTGACATTCTCGGCCAAGCCTACGAATATCTCATTAAAAAATTTGCGGATCTCACCAATAAGAAAGCGGGAGAGTTTTACACCCCTCGTTCCGTTGTCGAACTGCTTGTTCGGATTTTGGCGCCCCAGGAAGGTGAATCCATTTACGACCCCGCCTGCGGTACTGGCGGTATGCTGCTGGAAGCGCTGCACTACGTAAAAGAACATGGCGGTAACGTTAAGCTGATGCTCGGGAAGCTCTATGGGCAGGAAAAGAACCTTACCACTTCGGCAATCTCCCGCATGAATCTTTTCTTGCATGGAGCTGAAGACTTTACCATTGCTAGAGGGGATACCTTGCGCCAGCCGGCCTTCTACGCTGGTGACAACCTCTCTACATTTGACTGCGTAATCGCCAATCCGCCCTTCTCCCTTGAAAAGTGGGGAAGTGATGTTTGGATTAATGACCCTTATGGCCGGAACTTTGCCGGTATCCCCTCTGATAAATCTGGTGATTTTGCCTGGGTCCAGCATATGTTCAAATCCATGACCGCGAAAGTCGGTCGTATGGCTGTCGTTTTACCTCATGGCGTTCTGTTTCGTATGTCAAAAGAGGGTGAGATTCGACGCAAACTGTTGGAGATGGATTGTCTGGATGCAGTCATCGGGCTGGCTCCGAATCTGTTTTACGGCACTGGACTTGCCGCGTGCGTGCTGATTTTCCGGGCCAAAAAGCCGAAAGAACACCAAAACCGTGTGTTGTTTATTGATGCATCAAAACAATGCAAGGTTGGCCGTGCACAAAATGAACTACTCCCTGAGCATATTGATGCCATTCATGGATGGTACCAAGGGTATGAAGATGTTCAGGGAAGTTGCCGCGTGGCGCGCCTCGAAGAGATCCGGGAGAATGACTATAACCTAAACATCCCTCGCTACGTTGAGCCGTTGATGGAAGAGGAAAGTCTGTCGGTTGATGAAGCCTTGGCCCAATTAAAAACCTCCCTTGCTGCGGCCTATAGTGCCGAGGACAAGTTGAAAATGCTGCTTACTCGGGAGGGGTTGATCAAATGA
- a CDS encoding N-6 DNA methylase, with translation MDNTKFIREVANFPSGMTIMVSVEGQKGEDDFNKAVDSIVWEFAHLFREQGRIHQSPQYLMALLIIKWLNDLYRERRTELSTLRPIDNQPVSADAADDNVLSFPIAYTGKKIHQALNHLEQAFPDLLSGAFAQIDFKESLPGGSWDKAEEFIKTLNNCISAVRFTLSADNNKDCSTPLKLCRRILSRVDTFTGKNMEGFYTPVEISDLMAQLVKPTSEETFLDPVCGSGGFLLSAMDYAGSKSNAHQKLIGLEHNVFVRSLTQMSLFLCGARNGGVFQGGLFSEVPLSPNIKAGSVDVILTNPPFSQQLPPEIEYGLKRRGLLKYKAPRIRFADLAYIQAMLSTLHPDHGRMMMVVSMGSLVRLGAEQEIRSHLAEEGFIEAVIGLPDKLFYNTAIPVALISFRKNKKDKNVLFINASENFESIKRVNILSPAHINAIVDAYTKNENINGFSRVVELAEIVENEYDLSPSRYVPSVKKTESITDLSDVLKQKEQLLVAANDVEQDIGRLLAGLGYSFKET, from the coding sequence ATGGACAATACCAAATTTATAAGAGAAGTCGCCAATTTTCCCTCAGGAATGACCATAATGGTCAGTGTTGAGGGACAAAAAGGTGAGGACGATTTTAATAAAGCTGTTGACAGCATTGTTTGGGAGTTCGCTCATTTGTTTCGCGAACAAGGGCGAATTCATCAGTCTCCTCAATACTTAATGGCTCTCCTTATTATCAAATGGTTGAACGACTTATATAGGGAACGGCGAACTGAGCTTTCTACTCTTAGGCCAATCGATAATCAACCAGTATCTGCCGATGCTGCGGATGATAACGTACTTTCTTTTCCCATTGCTTATACAGGTAAAAAAATTCATCAGGCTCTGAATCACCTTGAGCAAGCATTTCCTGATCTTTTAAGTGGAGCTTTTGCACAGATTGATTTTAAAGAGTCGCTGCCTGGTGGCTCATGGGATAAAGCAGAAGAGTTTATCAAGACTTTGAATAACTGCATAAGCGCAGTACGATTTACTCTTTCGGCTGATAATAACAAAGACTGCAGTACGCCGTTGAAACTCTGCCGCCGTATTTTATCTCGTGTCGATACCTTTACAGGCAAAAACATGGAGGGCTTCTATACGCCCGTTGAAATTTCCGATCTAATGGCACAGCTCGTTAAGCCGACATCTGAAGAAACTTTTTTAGATCCTGTGTGCGGTTCAGGCGGTTTTTTACTCTCGGCCATGGATTATGCCGGATCTAAGTCTAATGCTCACCAAAAGCTCATCGGGTTAGAACATAATGTTTTCGTCCGTTCTCTGACACAAATGAGTCTGTTCTTGTGCGGGGCACGTAATGGCGGTGTATTTCAGGGGGGGCTGTTTTCAGAGGTGCCACTGTCGCCAAATATTAAAGCGGGAAGTGTTGATGTTATCCTCACCAACCCACCATTTTCACAGCAATTGCCCCCTGAAATTGAATATGGATTGAAACGCAGAGGGCTCCTGAAATATAAAGCTCCTCGAATTCGGTTCGCGGATCTTGCTTATATCCAAGCAATGCTATCTACCTTGCACCCTGACCACGGTAGAATGATGATGGTTGTTTCCATGGGATCTTTAGTTCGTCTGGGAGCGGAACAAGAGATCCGAAGTCATCTGGCTGAAGAGGGTTTTATAGAGGCTGTCATCGGTTTACCAGATAAGCTTTTTTATAATACAGCTATTCCTGTAGCCCTTATTTCCTTCAGAAAAAACAAAAAAGATAAAAATGTATTGTTTATCAATGCATCTGAAAATTTTGAATCAATAAAAAGAGTAAATATTCTATCACCTGCGCATATTAATGCAATTGTGGATGCATATACGAAAAATGAGAATATAAATGGTTTTTCCCGTGTAGTTGAGTTAGCGGAGATAGTTGAGAATGAGTACGATTTGAGCCCTTCGCGATATGTTCCATCTGTGAAAAAAACAGAAAGTATAACTGATCTTTCAGATGTTTTAAAACAAAAAGAGCAGCTTCTGGTAGCCGCTAACGATGTCGAACAGGACATAGGACGGTTATTGGCGGGGTTGGGCTACTCATTCAAAGAGACATAA
- a CDS encoding restriction endonuclease subunit S, translating into MQKVVTKLEEIANFASSHTFRSRLEHDPNGNVYVLQLRDVRFGKNIDWKEVLRIKDFPGEKHLLKPSDLLFSMRGSNYSAFFLSEVRKPTVASSQFFRIRIRVTEPQLILPEFLAWQLNQKPAKAYYAAKETGSTVRSIRMSEIRAMQIVIPTIKRQRELLNLGEKIMEHNMLLGNIVVHNQSILDAVAEKELTAE; encoded by the coding sequence ATGCAGAAAGTAGTAACAAAACTTGAGGAAATCGCAAACTTTGCCTCCAGCCATACATTTCGCTCGCGGCTGGAACATGACCCAAATGGTAATGTTTACGTTCTCCAGCTCCGCGATGTGCGGTTCGGCAAAAATATAGACTGGAAAGAAGTGCTTAGGATCAAAGATTTTCCAGGAGAGAAGCATCTACTTAAACCATCCGACTTGCTTTTTAGTATGAGAGGTTCCAATTATTCTGCTTTTTTTCTCTCGGAAGTGCGAAAACCCACAGTCGCTTCATCACAATTTTTTCGGATCCGAATCAGGGTCACGGAGCCGCAGTTAATTTTGCCGGAGTTTTTGGCTTGGCAGCTTAATCAAAAGCCGGCCAAAGCTTACTATGCCGCCAAAGAGACTGGCTCAACCGTCCGTAGTATCCGGATGAGTGAAATTCGAGCAATGCAGATCGTAATCCCAACGATAAAACGCCAGCGCGAACTACTCAATCTTGGAGAAAAAATTATGGAACACAACATGTTACTGGGCAATATTGTGGTTCATAATCAGAGCATCTTAGACGCAGTGGCGGAAAAAGAGTTGACTGCTGAATAA
- a CDS encoding DUF2188 domain-containing protein: MTSIVYRITPHLRGGWQVRRDGASRASVRAVTLSQAVHLGERLCKKRGAALFIHKRGSFIFEPESNGASPQFEVAY, from the coding sequence ATGACTTCAATTGTCTACCGGATCACGCCCCACCTTCGAGGTGGCTGGCAAGTTCGTCGCGATGGCGCGAGCCGGGCATCGGTTCGCGCCGTAACCCTCAGCCAGGCTGTGCATTTGGGAGAGCGCTTGTGCAAGAAACGGGGCGCAGCGCTTTTTATCCACAAGCGCGGGAGTTTCATCTTTGAGCCCGAGTCCAACGGTGCTTCTCCTCAATTTGAGGTAGCCTACTAA
- a CDS encoding DUF3987 domain-containing protein, which translates to MRKENLVKIRRLCPIVNGAFSDEKHSAQPHAWVKQIIRTYTWALGFIMPYKTDINPGLLQCKKLSVLDGCKKTCGVLSPLEFAHEEIRFVNMRERRDADRKYAFNLAVAAELAPQRIFPESFHSACLEIASGNVDRIGIAAAFIISALATASQGKVLFTEHQQKKLTRFFPLAITEPQYKGEMQEILDKAFQPLLEYQRGLAEGISGTDIARKKEIARLRRQLKKEVTGSKDYKELGAKLKRLLTMPKEKRLLIEKYTPMKFFKQIMEHPESCGIVDPDGNFFQELQKNTRGTNDVARFMAPVKTAASIQFEDQYGQRYRAPQRDFFYAGVVTYKEFYSLHALRRTSFRNLFNSLFPITDGLSPPPVAAKSAERYSDRMAAIIRTIQLMEPITHSVTSHTSCPVFGQDGCPPEFRLLCNMLNVYITLYEKGPHSLVNNELAGACFAEALFYSRNHFQNAPPVSAAFSVATRIKKFLLRRKLRYFRLRLLQHDVLSNLKRTDIQKAIDWMIDEGDIAEVHPQFDISNRERASQLYIFNQDKYMPSPQNNLPYVNKLR; encoded by the coding sequence ATGAGGAAGGAAAATCTCGTCAAAATCCGGCGTCTGTGTCCCATCGTGAACGGCGCTTTTTCCGATGAAAAGCATTCCGCTCAGCCTCACGCATGGGTCAAGCAGATTATTCGGACCTACACCTGGGCTCTTGGCTTCATCATGCCATACAAAACCGACATCAACCCTGGTTTGCTACAGTGTAAAAAACTATCAGTTCTTGACGGATGTAAAAAGACTTGCGGAGTTCTCAGCCCGTTGGAATTCGCGCATGAGGAGATACGTTTTGTTAATATGCGAGAACGCAGAGATGCCGATAGGAAATATGCATTCAATTTGGCTGTGGCTGCGGAGCTAGCTCCGCAGCGTATTTTCCCTGAATCATTTCATTCTGCTTGCCTTGAAATAGCCAGTGGTAATGTGGATAGAATCGGCATAGCCGCTGCTTTCATAATTTCCGCTTTGGCCACGGCGAGCCAGGGAAAAGTATTATTTACCGAGCATCAGCAAAAGAAACTGACCAGGTTTTTCCCTCTAGCCATTACAGAACCCCAGTATAAGGGAGAGATGCAAGAAATATTGGATAAAGCATTCCAGCCTTTGCTTGAATATCAAAGAGGTCTGGCAGAAGGCATATCTGGAACTGATATAGCAAGGAAAAAAGAAATAGCCCGTCTTCGGCGTCAATTAAAAAAGGAAGTGACAGGCTCAAAAGACTATAAAGAGTTGGGCGCAAAGCTCAAACGACTTTTAACAATGCCGAAGGAAAAGAGACTGCTGATTGAAAAATACACTCCAATGAAATTTTTCAAGCAGATCATGGAACATCCGGAAAGTTGCGGCATCGTTGATCCAGATGGCAATTTCTTTCAGGAATTGCAAAAGAATACTCGCGGCACCAACGATGTCGCCCGGTTCATGGCGCCGGTAAAAACTGCAGCCAGCATTCAGTTTGAAGATCAATACGGCCAACGCTATAGAGCCCCGCAGCGCGACTTTTTTTACGCAGGTGTCGTTACCTATAAGGAATTTTACTCGTTGCACGCTCTTCGGAGAACATCTTTCCGTAATTTGTTCAATTCGCTCTTTCCAATAACAGATGGTCTTTCTCCTCCTCCGGTAGCAGCGAAAAGTGCGGAACGGTATAGTGATCGAATGGCAGCCATCATCCGCACAATACAACTTATGGAGCCAATCACCCACTCAGTGACCAGCCACACCTCTTGCCCGGTTTTTGGGCAAGATGGCTGCCCTCCGGAATTTCGGCTCCTATGCAATATGCTGAATGTTTACATTACACTATATGAGAAAGGACCACATTCTCTTGTCAATAATGAACTGGCCGGAGCTTGTTTTGCGGAGGCGTTGTTTTATAGCCGAAACCATTTCCAGAATGCTCCGCCAGTAAGTGCTGCCTTCAGCGTGGCGACCAGGATCAAAAAGTTCCTGCTCCGCAGAAAACTTCGCTACTTTCGTTTACGCCTCTTACAACATGATGTTCTGAGCAACCTGAAAAGAACTGATATTCAGAAGGCGATTGACTGGATGATTGACGAGGGCGACATAGCTGAGGTGCATCCTCAGTTCGACATATCGAATAGAGAAAGGGCCAGCCAACTATACATTTTCAATCAGGACAAATATATGCCGTCGCCACAGAATAATCTGCCGTATGTCAACAAGCTGAGATAG
- a CDS encoding DUF2726 domain-containing protein, with the protein MIYNNQDKKCALIIEVDDFEYHENNPEQLKRDAIKNSIPDKYDIPLLRLATSGSGEREKVKIKFDGMERSQAQGPLSLSR; encoded by the coding sequence ATTATATATAATAATCAGGACAAGAAATGCGCTCTTATTATAGAAGTTGATGATTTTGAGTACCATGAAAATAATCCAGAACAGCTAAAGAGAGACGCGATTAAAAATTCAATTCCGGATAAATATGATATACCTCTTTTGCGATTAGCTACAAGCGGCAGCGGAGAAAGAGAAAAGGTAAAAATCAAATTTGATGGAATGGAACGATCTCAAGCTCAAGGTCCGCTGAGCTTGAGTAGGTAA
- the dsrO gene encoding sulfate reduction electron transfer complex DsrMKJOP subunit DsrO: protein MQRRKFLQLAGLAGMAGLGLAAPVHGGVPALEQGRRPRYGMLIDLKKCVGCQACTVSCCMENAVPPGAFRTSVGEYALKPQGEERMYIAPLPRLCNHCKEPACLPVCPVKATYQHNNGIVVIDASACIGCGFCVQACPYDARFLNRQTRTADKCTFCAHRLEAGLLPVCVESCVGGARLFGDLNAPDSLIRRTLDAHKDALKVLYPEKGTEPFVFYLHLDDVFVAADSVATPMSPRLPQQEESHA, encoded by the coding sequence ATGCAGCGAAGAAAATTTTTACAGCTTGCCGGACTGGCCGGTATGGCCGGTCTGGGGCTTGCCGCGCCGGTCCATGGCGGCGTGCCTGCCCTGGAGCAGGGGCGCCGCCCCCGTTACGGCATGCTTATTGACCTGAAAAAATGTGTGGGCTGCCAGGCCTGCACCGTATCCTGTTGCATGGAGAATGCCGTGCCGCCGGGTGCGTTCCGGACCAGCGTGGGAGAGTATGCGCTCAAGCCGCAAGGGGAAGAGCGCATGTATATCGCGCCCTTGCCGCGCCTATGCAATCACTGCAAAGAACCGGCCTGTCTGCCGGTGTGTCCGGTCAAAGCCACGTACCAACACAACAACGGCATTGTGGTCATTGACGCTTCCGCCTGTATCGGCTGCGGTTTCTGCGTGCAGGCTTGCCCCTATGACGCGCGTTTTCTGAACCGCCAGACCCGCACGGCTGACAAATGCACGTTCTGCGCCCATCGCCTGGAAGCCGGGCTGCTGCCTGTCTGTGTGGAAAGCTGCGTGGGCGGCGCGCGCCTGTTCGGAGATCTCAACGCGCCCGACAGTCTGATCCGGCGCACGCTGGACGCCCATAAGGATGCGCTGAAGGTGCTCTATCCGGAAAAGGGCACGGAGCCCTTCGTGTTTTATCTGCATCTTGACGACGTTTTTGTTGCCGCGGACAGCGTGGCGACCCCCATGTCGCCGCGCTTGCCGCAGCAGGAGGAAAGCCATGCCTAG